From the Conger conger chromosome 13, fConCon1.1, whole genome shotgun sequence genome, the window TCTGCACCTGTGCTGCCCTGTTAGCGTTGTATCTGAACCTGTCGATGAACACctgagaggaacagagggaagagaaaaacagcagagagagtgagttaATTCCATGTAGAAGACCTCTGGAAGAGTTTAAGGCAGTCCTAAGAAAATGTGCACGCTACAAGATATACtccttgaaatgaaaaatgaaaccagATGTCATTGGACAAGGTGTATGATAATGATATTGAACAAGAAGTATTTCTTCAGAGATGCACCCCCTTAAATGCATTATGTTTTTAATCGAGCATGCATTACCAGCACGTCAATCTTTATAAGGGAAAAGTAATTGAAAGTGTGGCAATCACATTGGTATCAAATTACAGTTCTCAGCGTATTTCAATGCATGCAATACATCAAGCAAGAGGAATGGATCCAGCACTGGTTCAAACTGCACTTACATCAGCTTTTCTGACACCTATGGGggcaatgtgtgtatgtgagtgtgtcagtggagCAAAGTATCATTCTACAAATATGActtattaaataatgaatacatttacaactattggctagctagctgtaaATGTGGGGATACCTGCAATCCTtgattggattttgattggACTTTATATGACTAACTTATTTAGCTTATGGGCATCTAGAAGCATGGAAGTATGCATAAAGTAGACTTACTCGGGCTGCAGGatgcattacattttctgtaaaaCCTATATTATCCTATATTATCAAGTAATATAGTGTtgaatcagtgtgtgagtgtatgtgtaggagtttatgtgtgtgtgtgtgtgtgtgtgtgtgtgtgtgtgtgtgtgtgtgtgtgtgtgtgtgtgtgtgttcagcacctGGATGTGTTCTCTGTACTGAAGCTGTGCTTCATACTCCCGGTGCTGGTTCTTCAGACGGTCCTCCTTGGTCTTGACAAAGTTTTCATAGTCGCCACGGTAACTCTCCAGCCGCTGAGAGTGTAGGTGGATGATGTCTGTTACCACAGCATTCAGGAAATTCCGGTCGTGGGAGACCACCAGGATGGTAGACTGCCATGTCTGTGagtgcaggggagagagagtcagacatACGAGTGTGTAGCTCTGCCATACTCTGATGCAGTGGTcaccagccctggtcctgggaAGCTACAGGGtctgaaggtttttgttttcaccttaaaatcagcacccagttCAGAAACAAGTAaccaggtgagttaactgtaatcaactgctctaatttattaattaagtgcagagcaagaatgaaaaccagcaaaccctgtggctctccacaaTCTCTAATaccatgcctgtgtgtgagagcgggggagagacaGTCAGACAAGCTCTGACATACGctactgatgtgtgtgtgtgtgtgtgtctgtgtgtgtgtgctgtgtactaTAGGTGTGGACGGAGGCTTTGCTCAGGGTTGCAGGTGGGCACTGAAGAAGTGAATACCTGGAGGTAATTCTCGAGCCACAGGATAGCTCTCACATCCAACATGTTGGTGGGCTCTGGAAGAGAAGCATGGGGGTGGgagcaagagagcgagagagaacgaGTGATACGGTGAGTGGGTGGGCGGGCACAGCAGAACTAAAAATGGAATACCTTTAGTATCAGTACCAACAGGGATTTCTACATTTTATCTGGCCTCACTGTTTAGATTTTTCACTAAACGTTTCTTCACTCACCATCAAGCAGCAACAGGTCAGGCCTGAAAGAAAAGAGAAGACCTGTTAGTCATACGATCAGCTGACAGTCCCTCATTCAGAACTTATGAGACAGAGGACGAaccagagcaggagagagaggaaaatggGAAGATAGAATGAAGGGGaaatggggagagagacagagacgatGGAAGCTCACTTGGCAAAGAGGGCTCTGGCCAGGGCGAGCCTCATCCTCCAGCCTCCGGAGAACTCCCTGTagcacagaacacaggtcaTACATTCATGGAGCTTCACTGGCATTGAGGAAAAAACGACCTTGCCAAAGCATAGAAAGCAAGCAGAGATATGCACCGatatacaaacacatatgcaccgATATACAAACACATCCAACATAAATAAGGGACTGAAATTAATATGCACGGCTCACAAAGGTATACATTTCAgatctttttccacattcactTCATAAATATGAATTCCCCTTTCACGTGGGTGTCAATATTAAATGAAACACAAGGGTGCAAGTACTTATGCAAGCACAATACAATTTAttgcttttcatttgtttaattctCCTTGTAAAAACATACAGACCCACGCCAGTCTCTCgttaatacatacacacacacacacacacacacacatttaaaaacatgtgCACCTACTTGGTTGTCTGCTGCTGCATTTTTGGAGAAAAGCCCAAACCCGCCAGAATGACTGAGGCCCTGGTACAGATgaatggagagagtgagagagtgagagagggatgaatCACCTGATCCTGTTCTGTGCACTGAAGTGGAGAACTTGCATCTATACAACCATACACCAGTGAAAAATCCACATACAGAACTGTGTACAAAACACATCAAGGAGTGATCAACACAAACTGCCAGAGGAGTATAATATGCATAAAGAGCTGTGTTGTACAGCCGTCAGGATTAATTTCACAATTCAAACATGATTTGTACAAACAATCTTGAGTCCTCTTTCAAATGGAGAAATTAGTGTTCCAACGTTTAAACAGCGGACATtttaatacaaacatttttgCCTGCTTCACCCTTCTCGCATAATCTCACTAgcatgtattatttttcttctgtcaATGACAAGATATCAGTTTTGGTCAATGCATGCATCGTGGTTGACAGGCTTCCGTTTACTTTAAATAtagtcatttaaaatatatttgaatggtTACCTTTTACAGAAGGAATatccaaatgtatttttggaGACAACTGACAGCCCTGATGTATCGAATACATTCCCCTGTGTGTAATATCGGCCCAGATTTACCTGGCGGGTGCCTTGTCTGCCTCAATTTCCTCCAGTTTGGCATAAATCTCTGACAGCCGAACCGTCTCCAATCCCTCGGCTCTGAAATCACAAGACAGATGACTTACCTCAAGGGTTCTTTATTATGTTCAGAATACacttctttaaaaacaaagaacattgAGAAGAACCATATGAGAACCATGGCAGCACTATAATCCAACACACTGGTGCATGTCCTACAGTTCAACTTCAATAACAATCTACAGTGAGTGCTGATGTAGTGCATGCAAGTCTTCCATCCCCTTGTGTACAGAACATGGATAATATACCACATCAGGGGCACAGCTAGGAATTAAGTGCCCCCTGAAAGAACCTTGCTCTGGGCCTGCCTACTGGAATGTTTGTGGGTCTGCTCAAGCTATGGGCCTGCACATGCTGTGGGCTCCTAGAATCATCACTACCTTTCTCCCCACTAGTGACGGCTCTGTACGTCTCCCTGGATAGTCAGAGAGTATTCCCAGCCACTTTGAGCTGTTGCATGCGTCCGTTAcgccgttagcattagcgttagcgcgCTGACGTGAGCAGCAGTCCTCCCTCGGGCCCAGCCCAGCGACTCACGTTCCGTTGGCGATGCGGGCGTTGAGCAGCCGCTCCTCGGTCAGCAGGCCCTCACGCACCGTGTCGCTCTCCAGCACGCTCTGCAGGGCGTGCGTGTCGTCGCCCGCCACCTCCTGCTCCACGTGCAGGATGGAGATGTGCGCCGGGACCCGCAGGCTGCGGCTCGCCAGCATCTTCAGCAGCGTGGTCTTCCCCAGCCCGTTCCGCCCAATCAGGCCGTAGCGGCGGCCGCTCGCCAGCGACAGCTCCGCCCCCTGCAGCAGAGACCTGAGCCGGGCAGGAAACCACACTTTATCTGACCCGCTCAGGCAGACGCGCCTACACACATTCCCTGACACTTGTgctctacatacacacacaacaataaaaaacCTGTTGTGGCACACACCTTACACGGTGGTGTAGCAAACAAAGGAATTCAGAATGGGagagtatatacactcagccaGAGGGCTAGTCTTTGAGACAGATGGCCAGGTCCTCTTTCACACTCACCGCTCCCCAAAAGAGACATCAAAGTTCTCAATGCGGATGTCATAGCTGCGGTTCTTCCCTGACGAGTCCACCCGGTTGTCCTTTTTACTGCTGGCCTGACTGGCTGACGCCTCCTCCAGTACCCTAGCAGAGAGAACACCTGTCATCATCCACCCATCATCCACCTCAACAACAATACAAGTATCAATCTACCAGTCAAACAACACGTCCATTAGCCATGAACACAGATCCCATGTTCCCATGACAAAGAATTGAACTGGTTAAACCGAATTTAACATTGTGTGGGTGAGAGAATGAGTCTCACAGAGGACTGGCGGGTTTCTGGGAGTCTTTTTCATTCCTCCGCACGTGTTTGGCCTTCAGCTTGGCCTCGGCCTTCTCCAGCTTCTTGGCGTCCACCGTCTGTGGAGAAAcacaaaggggagggggggggggggagatagagTGGGAGAAAAATGAGCTCCCATTTGAACTGCCATTCACACAGCTTTAATGGAGCTTCACTGTGGAAACCAAAGACAGGCCCTTACTGTGTTCTGGCCGCGTTTGACCATCCAGATCCCCTGCACATCATCACAGGCAGTTACtgtgggtgggggagagaaaagGGCACAGGACAGTGAGTGTGAGAATTCTTATGGATTACACCATTTGGACATATTTAACACACAATTCCATTGTTCTGGCATTACGTATTTAAAGgcaggaaggaggagagagatgagaaggGGGTCCTACCACATTCGGCTGAGATCTGTGAGATCTGCACTGGGGCATCCAGCAGCACCTGCTTCTGCGCAGAGTGGCCGTTATTACTGAGAAGGCAGAGATAGGGGCAGTTACAATGGGGACAGGTCAAAAGGAGCAGTTATTATTGATTGATTATTGATGATTACAGGGGGGCAGTATTAATTGAGGACAGAATTTTAAAGTGAATGTGCATGAAAGGCATTGCTCACAGTCTCAGGGTGTTGAACATCTGCAGGCAGATGTCTCGGACGTCATCCTCATTCTTACAGTCAGCGGACACCTCTTGCAGGACCCCACCAATAGCTTCAAACACCTCATCCCCATCCTCGAAATCCGCTCCACCACAGGccaacacaccttacacacatcAAAACGAATTACTTATCACAGACAAGGCAACATTACGACTAAAAGGATGGCAAGAAGTGGCATCTGCTGGCTAACGGGTGAGTGTCACGGCTTCTGACTATTTCCCAGGCGTCGCACTTCCCGACTGAACCGCCAGAGTGTGAAGATCTGCAGAGGATGAGTTTATGACTGTGACGgaggagggcagcagtgtgtgtccAATCGTCAGCTAACTGTTACATGCTCAGACTGTGCGCTGTAGTCCCCACTAGAGCTCACACGCCGTACTCGGTGATCTTGTACTGCCACTgtataaaatattcatattttatttgatcatATACAATATGATCATTTCAATATATAAAACTACAAAACGGGGCAATGTAAACTAGCGAACAGGAAATAGTTTACAGACATTCCTACATTCCCCACACTGATGAACAATCATCGTCTTGCTTTCAACTCAGCTAGCGAGGGACCAATGGACTAAACTAACGTTAGGCTGTTCAACCTTTATAAGTTTCCTTAGGGCTCTTTCCCCCGTTTCTCCGCTGGTTGGAAACTAAACGCTAGCTAGCTTCTAGTAGCATGATGCGGACTCTCTCATACTTGTCAGTCATTCAACGTAATATATGAGGCAGTTAAttcatttatcattttcaaTCATATATAGACACAGAGTGGGTAGCTATCGGGTTTCCCTCGAGGGTCTTACCTGTAATATAATCGAAGACTTCGGTATCAATTTCGGGAAACTCGCTTTTCAGAATATCCACGTATGTCGCCATGATACACCGGTCCTCTCCGCAGCGTACGCGCATGTGCTAATCGGCAAAAAAGGCCATATTTAGAGAATTGTGGGAATTGTAGTGCTCATGAGACCTTTTCGCATCAGTAAAAGGTGGAGTCTAGTTCCAACCTCCTACCAACGCGAAACTGGACGCTTCTATTTCTTTGTCGTTTCAATTGTATAAATTATCCACTGCTTCGCATACATTAATTTTcaagatttatttttggtatttgGGGATCATTTTTGATGATTATTACATTGTGATTGTAAAACGAATCACACGAGCCTCaggttttgtagtttttttttatttttaacaccaCTGACAGCGTCTCCAAAAGGGACAGATAGTGTTACAGCTGTTGCCATGAAAGCGCAAGAGAATGTGGCTAATTTCTAAAATAAGATACTGCGTTTACAAGTATTTCACTCAGACTTTCTAAAATATTTGAGAAATGTCACATATTTCAGAAGTTGTGAAAGGGAACATGTATCTTATTTATTGTTGCACATATCACATTccacaaataataaatatgaaataatcaaTGATGTCTTCAGACTAATATATGAACATGTATTAGTTCAAAGCGATTAAAAAAGTAATGTTCATtgttcaaatacatatttttttatatttgtatttttagtaCATAGTTGTCAATACCATTATGAAATCAATATATAGTATGAGGTTCAAAACCCATGAACATTTGTTAATAAATCCAGTACCCTAACCACGACAGTCAACAGTAATGTGatcatttaaagtttgtttaCATTCCCGACTGACACATATACACCAGCCACTACCATACCGTCTTTTTCATAAACTTTTTCAACGGGATAGCATTTTTCCACATTTGTGCTTTCAGAGAAGGGGCAGAATTTATTTAACATACAGTTCAGACTACAAAATGAAAGGCGTATAAACTATTCCTTGTTACATTGTTGGCTTCATAGTATTGTCACATTGTGCACTGGAT encodes:
- the LOC133108485 gene encoding ATP-binding cassette sub-family F member 3-like translates to MRVRCGEDRCIMATYVDILKSEFPEIDTEVFDYITGVLACGGADFEDGDEVFEAIGGVLQEVSADCKNEDDVRDICLQMFNTLRLNNGHSAQKQVLLDAPVQISQISAECVTACDDVQGIWMVKRGQNTTVDAKKLEKAEAKLKAKHVRRNEKDSQKPASPLVLEEASASQASSKKDNRVDSSGKNRSYDIRIENFDVSFGERSLLQGAELSLASGRRYGLIGRNGLGKTTLLKMLASRSLRVPAHISILHVEQEVAGDDTHALQSVLESDTVREGLLTEERLLNARIANGTAEGLETVRLSEIYAKLEEIEADKAPARASVILAGLGFSPKMQQQTTKEFSGGWRMRLALARALFAKPDLLLLDEPTNMLDVRAILWLENYLQTWQSTILVVSHDRNFLNAVVTDIIHLHSQRLESYRGDYENFVKTKEDRLKNQHREYEAQLQYREHIQVFIDRFRYNANRAAQVQSKLKLLERLPELKPIEKESEVSLRFPDNFEKLSPPVLQLDEVEFYYSPDQRLFTGLCVSADLESRICIVGENGAGKSTMLKLLMGELTPINGIRQAHRNLKIGYFSQHHVDQLDLNVCSVELLLNKFPGRTEEEYRHQLGGYGITGELAVRPVASLSGGQKSRVAFAQMTMPCPNFYVLDEPTNHLDMETIEALAKALNKFKGGVVLVSHDERLIRLVCKELWVCEGGKVRRVEGGFDEYRDILQEQFRKEGYL